From the genome of Mustela lutreola isolate mMusLut2 chromosome 16, mMusLut2.pri, whole genome shotgun sequence, one region includes:
- the HSD11B2 gene encoding 11-beta-hydroxysteroid dehydrogenase type 2 — MERWPWPSGGAWLLVAARALLQLLRADLRLGRPLLAALALLAALDWLCQRLLPPPAALAVLAAAGWIALSRLARSPRLPVATRAVLITGCDSGFGKEAAKKLDAMGFTVLATVLDLDSPGALELRTCCSPRLRLLQMDLTKPADISRALEFTKAHTTSTGLWGLVNNAGYNDVVADVELSPVATFRSCMEVNFFGALELTKGLLPLLRRSRGRIVTLGSPAGDMPYPCLAAYGASKAAMVLLMDTFSCELLPWGVKVSVIQPGCFKTESVRNVGQWEQRKELLLASLPQELLQAYGEDYIEHLHGQFLHSLRLALPDLSPVVDAITDALLAVQPRRRYYPGHGLGLMYFIHYYLPEGLRRRFLQTFFINHCLPRALRPGQPGSTPAQDAAQDPGPDPDPGPSPVAAQ, encoded by the exons ATGGAGCGCTGGCCTTGGCCGTCGGGCGGTGCCTGGCTGCTTGTGGCGGCCCGCGCTCTGCTGCAGCTGCTGCGCGCAGACCTGCGTCTGGGCCGCCCGCTGCTGGCGGCGCTGGCGCTGCTGGCTGCGCTCGACTGGCTGTGCCAGCGCCTGCTGCCCCCGCCGGCCGCACTCGCCGTGCTGGCCGCCGCCGGCTGGATCGCGTTGTCCCGCCTGGCGCGCTCGCCGCGCCTGCCCGTGGCCACTCGCGCGGTGCTCATCACCG GCTGTGACTCTGGTTTTGGCAAGGAGGCGGCCAAGAAGCTAGACGCCATGGGCTTTACGGTGCTGGCCACCGTGTTGGACTTGGACAGCCCCGGTGCCCTAGAGCTGCGCACCTGCTGTTCCCCTCGCCTAAGGCTGCTGCAGATGGACCTAACTAAGCCAGCAGACATCAGCCGAGCACTGGAGTTCACAAAGGCCCACACCACCAGCACAG GTTTGTGGGGCCTGGTCAACAACGCAGGCTACAATGATGTGGTGGCTGATGTGGAGCTGTCTCCAGTGGCCACTTTCCGCAGCTGCATGGAGGTGAACTTCTTCGGTGCGCTTGAGCTGACCAAGGGTCTCTTGCCACTGCTGCGCCGTTCTAGGGGCCGCATTGTGACTCTGGGCAGCCCAGCAG GAGACATGCCATACCCATGCTTGGCCGCCTATGGGGCTTCCAAAGCGGCCATGGTGCTGCTCATGGACACATTCAGCTGTGAACTCCTGCCCTGGGGGGTCAAGGTCAGCGTCATCCAGCCTGGCTGCTTTAAAACAG AGTCTGTGCGCAATGTGGGCCAGTGGGAGCAGCgcaaggagctgctgctggccAGCCTGCCCCAAGAGTTGCTCCAGGCCTACGGCGAGGACTACATCGAGCACTTACACGGGCAGTTCCTGCACTCACTGCGCCTGGCACTGCCAGACCTCAGCCCGGTGGTAGATGCCATCACCGATGCACTGCTGGCGGTTCAGCCACGACGCCGCTACTACCCGGGCCATGGCCTGGGGCTCATGTACTTCATCCACTACTACCTGCCTGAGGGCCTGCGGCGCCGCTTCCTGCAGACCTTCTTCATCAATCACTGTCTGCCAAGAGCACTGCGGCCCGGCCAGCCGGGCTCCACCCCAGCTCAGGATGCAGCCCAGGACCCGGGCCCggacccagacccaggcccttCCCCCGTGGCAGCCCAGTGA